GGTGACTCCGTTCATTTCGATGCTCTTAGCTGTTGCTTGGCTGACAGAGGAACCAAGTCCGGTTATCTACGGGGCGACAACTCTCGTGGTTGTGGGCTGTTTTTTGATCGCACTCAAGCCCAAAGGCGACGCGGACTGGCTACGCATTTTCCTCTTGCTGCCGATAGTTCACTCGTTGGTCATGGCTTTCGCGACCACGACGCGCAGATACTCTCTCCTGGTATTACCTGATTTCCTGATTGGAATAATCATTGCCAGTATCGCCTCGTTGCCCGCAGTTTTGTTGTTTTGGCCCTTTCTCCCTGTTGAGGAGCGTTGGCGTATTGAGGAGGGGGGGCTCAAGATGATGATCCAGACAGGACTCTTGAATTCTTTTTCGTTTCTCATGTTTTTCGCCTCGTTTCAATATGGCCCCGTTTCGATTGTCGTTCCAATTGCTTATTCAGCACCGTTTTTCGCGCTGATTTGTACGCGCATCTGGCTTAGGGACGAGGAGATACTTACTTGGCAAAAATGCGTTGGGGCAGCTACTTTGTTTGTTGGGGTGGTCCTGATAGTGATTAACGCTTCCTGAACTCCTCCGCTCACCTGTTAAATTTTAGTTTTAATCCCCTCCAATCAGTGTGAAAATAAAAGAAGGTGAATTTTCCGTAGCGTTATGGAGATGTGATTTGTCCCCCAAACAACCATCGATATCAAAAGAGAAGGCGTTGACGTTGCTGGGCGTATCACCTGCAGCTGGTCCAATGGAAATTCATCGGGCCTATCGTCGGCTCGCGTTTGAATCGCACCCGGATAGACACGGCGGCCAGATCGAAATGGAGGTAAAATTCAAGGAAATATCTGAGGCCTATAAAATATTAGTTGCTTCCTTCTCTGGGGAGGAGGGAGCAGATTTTTCAGAAATCCCTGAGCGGGGCCGTGATATTCAACACGACATACAGGTGGATTTTCTTGATGCTGCCGCAGGCGGAGAAATGAATGTTGAAATAACACGTCCGTATTCTTGTCTGGAATGTGAAGAGATGGAAAATGGCGAGAATAAACCGGTTTGTGCCTCATGTGGTGGAATCGGGGAAGTCTTTAAGAAAGTGAACGTAGAATTCCTTATCCCGTCGGGAATCGAAGCAGGGGAGACGGTGCAGGTGCCTGGAGAGGGAGCCTCTGGGAGGGCTGGTGGCAGATCTGGGGATTTGTTTTTGAAGGTTTTCCCGGCACGGCACCCCGCGCTGGAGCGACGGGGGCTCAATGTTCATAGCGAAGTGCGCGTTCCCGCCTTCCGCCTAATTAATGGCGGAACTGTGCGTGTTTTCACCGTACAGGGTGGCGCCCATGTGGAGATATCGCCCAAAACGACCCCTGGCCGAACATTTCGACTCAAAGGATGGGGGATCAGGCGCATCGAAGGTGGTCGGTCGATTACGGGGGATCACCTTGTTCGGATCCTGAAGATGCCGGATAAACCTCCTCCTCCGCCGAAGCGTCGTTGAACTTGCTCTTTTTCTACCAACTCAGAGAGCGTGCCCATCGTGCTTCCTGGCTTGATGAACGCGATGATGTGTCCCATGAAACCGGGGCGCGGTACCTCATCGATAAGTTCTAGCCCATCAGATTTTAGACGCGCCATCTCAGCTTTGATATCGTCCACCTCGTAGGCGACATGGTGAAGGCCTTCACCCCGTTCAGCGATGAAATTCGATACTTTGGATTCGCCCTTGATGGGCGATATGGGTTCGATTAGGTCACCTCCCAAGTCGAGCATGGCGAGATCGACGTTGCCGTCTTTTGAAGGCTCACGCCCGAGGAGCTTAGCTCCCATGCTTTCGTATAGAGCGATAGTGGCGTCCATATCTTTCACTGCGATTCCAATGTGGTGCACTTTGTTGAACATTTGTTTCTCCGTACGTTAAAGTTAATTGAGTCATCAGTCAGATTCTACCAGCCAAACGCCATCTTCTCCATCCACTTCCCGGAGGCGGACATTTACTCGCTCCGCTGATGCGGTAGGTACATTTTTTCCTACAAAATCAGGTCGAAAAGGAAGTTCCCGGTGCCCTCTGTCAATTAGCACCGCGAGCCATACCCGGCGAGGGCGACCGAGTTCGGTGAGCGCATCGAGAGCGGCTCGAACCGTTCGGCCCGTATAGAATACGTCATCCACCAAGATAATCTGCCGCTCTCCAAGATCGAATGGAATATCGGTGGGGCCGAGTATTTTTTGATCTCCAAGATTATTCACATCGTCCCGGTGCACCCCGATGTCGAGAGTGCCCACGGGAGGGGCAATCTGTTCCATCTCGGAAAGCATCGCTGCCAAGCGTCTTGCCAGAGGTTCCCCACGGGTGAGTATCCCGATTACAGCAAGATGAGGGTCTCCCGCACATTTTTCGATAATCTCGGAGGCCATCCGGCGAAGGGCGAGTTCGAGATCTCGCTCCTTCATTAACACATGGTTTCCGTTTTTCTCTGAATTAGCGATAAGTAGCCCCCTTATCACAACAAGTGTGGAAAGTATGCTCCAAATTGAAAACTTATGGTTACAGATTGCCCTTAATAAGTCTTTAGGGGAAGTCCTCAGTTGTCATTGGGACGCTTTGATTTTCTGGTGCGCAGGTTGCCGAATTTCTTGATGACAAATACTTCAGCTTCTGCATACGTCAGGGCCCGTCCCTCAAGTTGTTCATTTTCAAGAGAGGTTAGGATATTTTGAAATAAGGGACCCGGCTCAAAACCCATCTCGGTGAGATCGTTGCCGTCAATTGTTCGCCTCGGGTGAAGAATATTGTCTCCGGTGAGAGCCAACTGCTCCAAGCAAAATCCATAGGTCTCTAAATTTCCATGACCTGCCAATTGATCAATGCGGTGTAGTTCAATCAGTTCAGAAAAAAATGGCTCCCTTAAAAAACGCTTTAAAGTACTCTCGCGCATATTTTTCACTTCGCGGAATTTCATGTGGTTTTTTACAATGTTTGAAATCCAGCTTTTTTCATGGCCGGACATATTCAGTCTTTCGCAGATTTGTTCTGAGATCTGTGCCCCTACAGTGTCATGATTATTGAATCGAATGCGGTCGGCTTGCGAAAAAGTATCTGGTTTCCCCACATCATGTAGGAGTACGGCCCAGGCAAAGATCGAACTCGGTGACTCGAGCATACCTAATGCTTTTATTGTATGGGCCCACACATCGCCTTCGGGATGGAACTCGGGTGGCTGGGCCACGCCGGTCATTCGAGCCACCTCGGGTAGTACTTTTGTGAGAATCCCGGTCTCTCGCATTAGTCCGAACGCGATATCTGCTCTGCCGCTGGTAAGCATCGATGTGAGTTCATCGCGTTTCCGCTCCGCGCTGGTCCGCTCAATGAGTGGAGCGAGACGCTGGATAGCTGAATAGGTTCCAGTCTCTATGCCGTATTCAAAACGCGCGGCGAATCGCAAAGCGCGAAGCATTCGCAGATGGTCTTCCTCGAAGCGTTTGCCAGGCTCGCCGATGGCGCGGATGAGTTCCTTATGGATGTCTTCTTGACCACCTACATAATCTAGTAGTTGATCTTTGATCGGGTCAAAAAACATGCCGTTTATTGTGATGTCTCGACGCATGGCGTCCTGTTTCTCATTAGCGGGTTCCACCGAACTGGGATGCCGACCGTCAAAATAGGGTCCCTCGGCGCGGAACTGGGCGACTTCATAATTGCCATCATTGAGAATGACG
The window above is part of the Nitrospinaceae bacterium genome. Proteins encoded here:
- the pyrR gene encoding bifunctional pyr operon transcriptional regulator/uracil phosphoribosyltransferase PyrR, producing the protein MKERDLELALRRMASEIIEKCAGDPHLAVIGILTRGEPLARRLAAMLSEMEQIAPPVGTLDIGVHRDDVNNLGDQKILGPTDIPFDLGERQIILVDDVFYTGRTVRAALDALTELGRPRRVWLAVLIDRGHRELPFRPDFVGKNVPTASAERVNVRLREVDGEDGVWLVESD
- a CDS encoding CCA tRNA nucleotidyltransferase → MTEITPPEGALHIIKKLTDGGHRALFVGGCVRDYLLGLRPTDWDIATDAMPEEITSLFDKTLVIGARFGVVSVILNDGNYEVAQFRAEGPYFDGRHPSSVEPANEKQDAMRRDITINGMFFDPIKDQLLDYVGGQEDIHKELIRAIGEPGKRFEEDHLRMLRALRFAARFEYGIETGTYSAIQRLAPLIERTSAERKRDELTSMLTSGRADIAFGLMRETGILTKVLPEVARMTGVAQPPEFHPEGDVWAHTIKALGMLESPSSIFAWAVLLHDVGKPDTFSQADRIRFNNHDTVGAQISEQICERLNMSGHEKSWISNIVKNHMKFREVKNMRESTLKRFLREPFFSELIELHRIDQLAGHGNLETYGFCLEQLALTGDNILHPRRTIDGNDLTEMGFEPGPLFQNILTSLENEQLEGRALTYAEAEVFVIKKFGNLRTRKSKRPNDN
- a CDS encoding DMT family transporter, which codes for MDIGIAIGLAIISAITFGIFSVMARKAMNLGSAISASTVSVMVGLPIMLALSLYYSSWGNLTLEGTFWFALTGFLAPGLARPLIYLSIRYVGVGRAMPLITVTPFISMLLAVAWLTEEPSPVIYGATTLVVVGCFLIALKPKGDADWLRIFLLLPIVHSLVMAFATTTRRYSLLVLPDFLIGIIIASIASLPAVLLFWPFLPVEERWRIEEGGLKMMIQTGLLNSFSFLMFFASFQYGPVSIVVPIAYSAPFFALICTRIWLRDEEILTWQKCVGAATLFVGVVLIVINAS
- a CDS encoding J domain-containing protein translates to MSPKQPSISKEKALTLLGVSPAAGPMEIHRAYRRLAFESHPDRHGGQIEMEVKFKEISEAYKILVASFSGEEGADFSEIPERGRDIQHDIQVDFLDAAAGGEMNVEITRPYSCLECEEMENGENKPVCASCGGIGEVFKKVNVEFLIPSGIEAGETVQVPGEGASGRAGGRSGDLFLKVFPARHPALERRGLNVHSEVRVPAFRLINGGTVRVFTVQGGAHVEISPKTTPGRTFRLKGWGIRRIEGGRSITGDHLVRILKMPDKPPPPPKRR
- a CDS encoding VOC family protein, which encodes MFNKVHHIGIAVKDMDATIALYESMGAKLLGREPSKDGNVDLAMLDLGGDLIEPISPIKGESKVSNFIAERGEGLHHVAYEVDDIKAEMARLKSDGLELIDEVPRPGFMGHIIAFIKPGSTMGTLSELVEKEQVQRRFGGGGGLSGIFRIRTR